Proteins co-encoded in one Haloarcula sp. DT43 genomic window:
- a CDS encoding DUF6338 family protein, translated as MLISLPDGVVLLAILLPGYVLTYVLLWQARVPDTFTEAEKQAFSLTGSTLLAFAGYLLYVFLTSIVQREIILLPEIQLTPQESLVVLSVLTLAAIPVGYAIGTLYDIRVHQRKGISRTRRKTWDYINQEAKSPVVASIKTPSGQEIQGDVQYAGEREQNDLLLRNPLLKDSEGEVVRRLGRYTYLPEDEIDRIDIFTELKNRRKLHSETREKTSTASPSVTEVGKELRRSCTDKTVLEVQLQNETSDDVYTEVVVEFIGEGHCILDEALAVVPIMRGDERRSVRFQYDGSPDTEIVDTDVRLSPISIAD; from the coding sequence TTGACGTACGTGTTGCTATGGCAGGCGAGAGTTCCGGATACGTTCACGGAGGCCGAAAAGCAAGCGTTCAGTCTCACTGGAAGCACTCTGCTCGCCTTTGCTGGGTACCTGCTGTACGTCTTCTTGACATCGATAGTCCAGCGGGAAATAATATTACTCCCTGAAATTCAACTCACACCACAAGAGTCGCTCGTGGTACTATCAGTGCTGACCCTTGCCGCAATCCCGGTGGGATACGCCATTGGCACCCTGTATGATATACGGGTCCACCAGCGCAAAGGGATATCTCGAACGCGACGAAAGACGTGGGACTACATCAACCAGGAAGCGAAATCGCCAGTCGTTGCTTCGATTAAGACACCCTCCGGACAGGAAATTCAGGGCGACGTGCAGTACGCAGGGGAACGAGAGCAAAACGATTTGCTTCTTCGGAATCCGCTACTGAAAGATTCAGAGGGCGAGGTGGTGCGACGGCTCGGGAGATACACGTATCTACCAGAGGATGAAATCGATAGGATAGACATCTTTACAGAGTTGAAAAACAGGCGAAAACTCCATTCGGAAACGCGAGAAAAGACCTCGACAGCGTCTCCGAGCGTTACCGAAGTGGGGAAGGAACTCAGACGCTCTTGCACAGACAAGACGGTGCTCGAGGTCCAGCTACAAAACGAGACCAGTGACGACGTCTACACTGAGGTCGTCGTCGAGTTCATCGGCGAGGGCCACTGTATACTCGACGAAGCGCTCGCAGTCGTTCCAATCATGCGAGGGGACGAACGACGCTCGGTCAGATTCCAGTACGACGGCAGTCCGGATACGGAAATCGTCGATACCGATGTCAGACTGTCACCGATATCGATAGCTGACTGA
- a CDS encoding universal stress protein, with product MSTILVPVDADEDRARGQAAFVAELPSADTDIKAVITHALTGEETDAPEEIRNVERISTVRLVRDYLEDSEVDVELAEGTQPPADGIVSLADEFDVDQIVMGSRKRSPTGKAVFGSVSQQVLLEADDPVTVVGAREE from the coding sequence ATGTCTACGATACTCGTTCCCGTCGACGCAGACGAGGACCGCGCCCGCGGACAGGCCGCGTTCGTCGCGGAGCTACCGTCCGCCGACACCGACATCAAGGCCGTCATCACGCACGCGCTGACCGGGGAAGAGACGGACGCGCCCGAGGAGATACGCAACGTCGAACGGATTTCGACGGTCCGGCTCGTCCGCGACTACCTCGAAGACAGCGAGGTCGACGTCGAACTGGCCGAAGGGACCCAACCGCCCGCCGACGGCATCGTCTCGCTGGCCGACGAGTTCGACGTCGACCAGATAGTCATGGGGTCCAGAAAGCGGTCGCCGACCGGCAAAGCGGTGTTCGGGAGCGTCTCCCAGCAGGTCCTGCTCGAGGCGGACGATCCGGTCACGGTCGTCGGCGCTCGCGAGGAGTGA